One stretch of Chryseobacterium fluminis DNA includes these proteins:
- a CDS encoding SDR family NAD(P)-dependent oxidoreductase gives MKKVLITGANKGIGLATAKQLLQRGFYVYLGCRSHERGVQAMEQLKSEGLTNAELLIIDITDDRSVKNARADLGKKAEKLDVLINNAGITGNMPQDALTATVPEFEKVFQTNLYGTLRVVQSFTDLLEKSEKPQIINISSSIGSLTLHSDTHWKYYENAHLFMVYAVSKAALNLYTISLGNQLPKFRVNLVDPGFIKTDLTNNEGNGTPDEAAHTIVKTILNKNLPTGKFISEDHDSGTGECPW, from the coding sequence ATGAAAAAAGTACTTATTACAGGAGCCAATAAAGGAATCGGGCTGGCCACGGCAAAACAGCTTTTGCAGAGAGGATTTTATGTATATCTGGGCTGTCGCAGTCATGAACGCGGTGTACAGGCAATGGAACAGTTAAAATCGGAAGGATTAACCAATGCCGAACTTCTGATCATTGATATTACCGATGACAGGTCCGTGAAAAATGCCCGGGCTGACCTGGGTAAAAAAGCAGAAAAATTAGATGTACTGATCAATAATGCCGGTATTACCGGCAATATGCCACAAGATGCTTTGACGGCAACGGTCCCGGAATTTGAAAAAGTGTTTCAAACCAATTTATACGGAACTTTAAGAGTCGTGCAGTCTTTTACCGATCTGCTGGAAAAATCCGAGAAACCTCAAATTATTAACATCAGTTCAAGTATCGGCTCCCTTACCCTTCATAGTGACACCCACTGGAAGTATTACGAAAATGCCCATCTTTTTATGGTTTATGCCGTCTCCAAAGCTGCACTCAATCTGTATACCATTTCACTGGGCAACCAACTTCCGAAGTTCAGGGTCAATCTAGTCGATCCGGGGTTTATAAAAACCGACCTTACCAATAATGAGGGAAACGGGACCCCTGACGAAGCTGCGCATACCATAGTGAAGACGATCCTGAATAAAAATCTGCCGACAGGAAAATTCATAAGTGAAGATCATGATTCCGGAACCGGAGAATGCCCATGGTAA
- a CDS encoding Crp/Fnr family transcriptional regulator, translating into MKEFTDLLSQYGNLDRQQTDLMMSQSVNLELRKGDHFWEIGKTSKYVGFVTGGILRVYFDNDKGDEITHYFVQENHWLSDWDHPDKNISPVANLQAITQCSLIAFLKKDWNGLLQSVPELNIIIQKIIIKHKSEKLERRSSLISEDTTKRYLSFLKQYPNMVNRIPLSYVASYLGMKQQSLSRVRKSIR; encoded by the coding sequence ATGAAGGAATTTACAGACCTCTTGTCGCAATACGGAAACCTGGACCGGCAACAGACTGATCTGATGATGAGTCAATCGGTAAATCTGGAACTCAGAAAAGGCGACCATTTCTGGGAAATAGGAAAAACTTCGAAATACGTGGGATTTGTTACCGGCGGAATTCTTCGTGTATATTTTGATAACGATAAAGGAGATGAGATCACCCATTATTTTGTTCAGGAAAATCATTGGCTTTCAGATTGGGATCACCCGGATAAAAACATCAGCCCGGTTGCCAATTTACAGGCCATTACCCAATGTTCACTCATTGCCTTCTTAAAAAAAGACTGGAACGGATTATTACAATCTGTCCCTGAATTGAATATCATCATCCAAAAGATCATCATCAAGCATAAATCAGAAAAGCTCGAAAGAAGGAGTTCGCTGATTTCAGAAGATACCACAAAGCGGTACCTGTCTTTCCTGAAGCAGTATCCGAACATGGTGAACCGTATTCCGTTGTCGTATGTTGCCTCCTATCTGGGGATGAAACAGCAATCCTTAAGCAGGGTACGGAAAAGTATTCGCTGA
- a CDS encoding helix-turn-helix transcriptional regulator, whose product MNFPDNKKQMLDLAEKLGIPASELRSTIDVLSLNEVHIADMLPEMVVMIRSMIAEKTFTYRRKPMDMVKRGLLFSFQNIISHPSAGNQNTEKFTEAQPHVRITPFHLESEVVFPKGFMITQITILIELDFLRDFLGRARETFSYLFNDEKTFLIEEFMSPDMADLVSKIATDPASGILSEAYYKLKALELLYLLFKNLSERETVRYHSLRSDEIASLYRVRNAIAASVSQPLTQDELVRIGGMNVLKLRKLFTQVFGKGLYEYSQYLRIQEAARLMRYDRLSVTEAGYQLGFTNLSYFGRLFEQHFGMKPKKWSIYHRLKG is encoded by the coding sequence ATGAATTTTCCTGATAACAAAAAGCAGATGCTTGATCTGGCGGAGAAATTGGGAATACCGGCATCCGAACTGCGCAGTACGATTGATGTTCTGAGTCTTAACGAGGTTCATATTGCAGATATGCTCCCGGAAATGGTTGTGATGATCCGCTCGATGATTGCGGAAAAAACATTCACCTACAGAAGAAAACCTATGGATATGGTTAAAAGAGGTCTGCTTTTTTCCTTCCAGAACATCATCAGTCATCCTTCAGCCGGTAATCAGAATACAGAAAAATTTACTGAAGCCCAGCCTCACGTCCGGATAACGCCTTTTCACCTGGAAAGTGAAGTGGTATTTCCCAAAGGATTTATGATTACGCAGATTACGATACTTATCGAACTCGATTTTCTCAGGGATTTTCTCGGCCGGGCCCGGGAGACGTTTAGTTATCTTTTTAATGATGAAAAAACATTCCTGATAGAGGAGTTTATGTCTCCGGATATGGCTGATCTTGTCAGTAAGATCGCCACTGATCCTGCATCAGGTATACTTTCCGAAGCTTATTATAAATTGAAAGCACTGGAACTGCTTTATCTGCTTTTTAAGAATCTCTCTGAACGGGAGACTGTAAGATATCACAGTCTCCGTAGTGATGAAATAGCCTCTCTTTACCGCGTCCGGAATGCTATTGCCGCTTCAGTCTCACAGCCTTTGACACAGGATGAATTGGTGAGAATCGGTGGTATGAATGTTCTCAAACTCCGGAAACTCTTTACTCAGGTTTTCGGAAAAGGATTGTATGAATACAGCCAGTATCTTCGGATACAGGAGGCAGCAAGATTAATGCGGTATGATCGTCTTTCGGTCACTGAGGCCGGATACCAGCTGGGTTTTACCAACCTCAGTTATTTCGGAAGACTGTTTGAGCAGCACTTTGGAATGAAGCCTAAAAAGTGGAGTATATATCATCGCCTGAAAGGGTAG
- a CDS encoding FAD-dependent monooxygenase, translating into MKKNILISGGGIAGLTAAKFLSGQGHHITVADRAPSFTTAGFLISLKSFGVRIMEELGLKEELKAASSPSEFVSFLEKDDRIIQYLSYEKMNKNIENSILISRGGLHNVLYDNLKHQINILFNTTISDLRSEGDTTGVTFSDGSEMEADLVIVSEGLRSATRERYFTDSGMEDFNTLYMGGRLRTEHSGTVGSFKIYIDVDKMLSIYPIANDEIAIQCYLRHSGDPAPWNKPAELLQSSFSSYSLEVRELLSRFSQKGNMFIDKIGMVKVSDLVKGNIVLLGDAGYCPTALSGMGASLSIYGAKALSHFISKTPDDLRSACSNYNQWMQPVIHKFQSNARKNAASFIPENEQQLDQFVTSFKAASDIELKKIMTDPIVLSEDQFNFKIS; encoded by the coding sequence ATGAAAAAAAATATTTTGATATCAGGCGGAGGGATTGCAGGATTAACTGCGGCAAAATTCCTGTCAGGACAGGGCCATCACATTACAGTGGCAGACAGGGCTCCGTCCTTTACCACAGCCGGCTTTCTGATCTCCCTGAAGAGTTTTGGAGTGAGGATCATGGAAGAACTCGGACTGAAAGAGGAATTAAAAGCAGCCTCCTCTCCCTCTGAGTTTGTCAGTTTTTTAGAAAAAGATGACCGGATCATTCAGTATCTCAGCTATGAAAAAATGAATAAAAATATTGAAAATTCAATACTGATTTCGCGTGGAGGTCTTCACAATGTCCTGTATGATAATTTAAAACACCAGATCAATATACTTTTCAATACAACGATTTCGGACCTCCGTTCAGAAGGTGATACCACCGGTGTGACATTTTCTGACGGATCAGAAATGGAAGCTGACCTGGTAATTGTTTCAGAAGGTCTGCGTTCTGCCACCCGGGAACGCTATTTTACGGATTCCGGAATGGAAGATTTCAATACACTGTATATGGGAGGACGGCTGCGGACAGAACATTCCGGTACCGTGGGTTCTTTTAAGATTTATATTGATGTGGATAAAATGCTCTCCATCTACCCTATTGCAAACGATGAAATTGCTATTCAGTGTTATCTTCGTCATAGCGGAGATCCTGCACCATGGAACAAACCGGCAGAACTATTGCAGAGTTCATTCAGTTCATACAGCTTGGAAGTACGGGAGCTGCTCAGTCGTTTTTCACAAAAGGGAAACATGTTCATTGATAAAATAGGAATGGTTAAAGTCTCTGACCTTGTTAAGGGAAACATTGTTTTGCTGGGCGACGCCGGGTATTGTCCGACGGCCCTTTCCGGGATGGGAGCATCGCTATCCATCTATGGTGCGAAGGCCTTATCTCATTTTATCAGCAAAACACCTGATGATCTTAGATCCGCATGCAGCAACTATAACCAGTGGATGCAGCCGGTCATCCATAAATTCCAAAGCAATGCACGAAAGAACGCAGCATCTTTTATCCCTGAAAATGAGCAGCAGCTTGATCAGTTTGTTACGTCTTTCAAAGCGGCATCTGACATCGAACTTAAGAAGATCATGACCGATCCGATCGTGCTCAGTGAAGATCAGTTTAATTTTAAAATCAGTTGA
- a CDS encoding phosphatase PAP2 family protein — MTEKQLKIRQQAFALSLCTLVFMGVYNFCTWYASSLDFVPSFTFDFEKSIPFVPLSIIPYMASGLFFCLVFFSCKNKNQLKILTWRMLFVTVTAGIFFIAVPLRFSFAKPEVSHHILNLPFSFLKAFDSPFNQSPSLHIAFAFIFWSVFKDLSKWRIFLMIWLILLGISTLTTYQHHFIDILNGAILAHISFIIIPYRKHDPEYRNLRLANYYLLSGWILISAALLLNQYIGREGLMVLLPAILMIGIGYNLQKR; from the coding sequence ATGACTGAAAAGCAATTAAAAATCCGGCAGCAGGCATTTGCATTAAGCCTCTGTACGCTTGTATTTATGGGTGTTTATAATTTCTGCACCTGGTATGCGTCTTCTTTAGATTTTGTGCCGTCATTTACTTTTGATTTTGAAAAATCGATTCCGTTCGTACCTTTGTCGATCATTCCGTACATGGCAAGCGGGCTTTTTTTCTGCCTGGTATTTTTTTCCTGTAAAAATAAAAATCAATTAAAAATATTAACATGGAGGATGCTCTTTGTTACAGTGACTGCAGGAATATTTTTCATCGCAGTACCGTTACGGTTTTCTTTTGCAAAGCCTGAAGTGTCACATCATATTCTGAATCTTCCTTTTTCGTTTCTGAAAGCATTCGACTCGCCTTTCAACCAGTCCCCGTCACTGCATATTGCTTTTGCTTTTATATTCTGGTCGGTGTTTAAAGATCTTTCAAAATGGCGGATTTTCTTAATGATCTGGCTGATTCTGCTGGGAATTTCAACATTGACCACGTATCAGCATCATTTTATCGATATTTTAAACGGAGCCATTCTTGCCCATATCAGCTTTATCATCATTCCTTACCGAAAACATGATCCCGAATACCGGAATTTACGGTTAGCCAATTATTATTTGTTATCAGGGTGGATCCTGATCTCAGCTGCTTTATTGCTGAATCAGTATATTGGCAGAGAAGGGTTAATGGTATTATTACCTGCAATATTGATGATCGGTATCGGGTATAATCTCCAAAAAAGATAA